One genomic region from Tigriopus californicus strain San Diego chromosome 4, Tcal_SD_v2.1, whole genome shotgun sequence encodes:
- the LOC131879224 gene encoding RNA polymerase II subunit A C-terminal domain phosphatase-like, which translates to MSQVVFKGPAGATFQAWKVRSGTWVAKGQILALTQEPVVDGTPTMGKVRAEQAGKISELCVKSGHELTIGLVLAQLSSDCPHATLMKDMCADCGADLRLLEESEPGHAQNKSQAAVAMVHSIPELKVSSKEAESLGQEDEARLLKHRKLVLLVDLDQTLIHTTYETIPKNVKDVYHFQLYGPRSPLHHTRLRPGTQKFLENISQLFELHICTFGARLYAHTIAGFIDPKSKYFSHRILSRDECFDNRSKTANLSSLFPCGDHMVCIIDDREDVWNFASNLVQVKPYVFFKSTGDINAPPGAAPNPKEGSTEAKKPKPAAPTPPNESEVVKPKEDTSMDETSSTAMKPETKGDVKEEGELDKDKKDEVDPPKEKTEEELVEMDDNDDYLVYLEDILSTIHKAYYDMYDQRNAKKEEQTKTDPKGKLNLKFVIPYVKRKILQGTNILFSGVVPTHIPLQKSKAYRIARTLGANVLDTVTPESNITHLIAARIGTAKVNDVRKMKGVHIVTPDWLWCCAERWEKVDERMFPLNKASQVTLKPPVHCSGGGPDQDLDALESENLPEISNPFLAMSKNDLQGMDDEVNDVLSEDNDDSSSSESEPTPDGDDDSKLGGEIQYDSENEEVGMHCDDGRRSGKKRKHADVDDDDGDEGSTSSGESDEASNDEDELQGMANELEKEFFDQEED; encoded by the exons ATGAGTCAAGTGGTGTTTAAAGGCCCAGCAGGCGCCACCTTCCAAGCCTGGAAAGTCCGTTCAGGCACTTGGGTGGCCAAAGGCCAGATCCTGGCCTTGACCCAGGAGCCCGTGGTCGATGGCACGCCCACCATGGGCAAGGTGCGGGCCGAGCAAGCCGGAAAGATCTCGGAGTTGTGTGTCAAATCCGGCCATGAACTTACCATCGg GTTGGTGTTGGCTCAATTGAGTTCGGATTGCCCGCATGCCACCTTGATGAAGGACATGTGCGCGGATTGCGGTGCGGATTTGCGTTTACTCGAGGAGAGCGAGCCCGGACATGCGCAGAATAAGAGTCAAGCCGCCGTGGCCATGGTTCATAGTATTCCCGAGCTCAAAGTCAGTTCGAAG GAGGCCGAAAGTCTCGGTCAGGAGGACGAGGCCCGTTTGCTCAAGCACCGAAAATTGGTATTGTTGGTCGATTTGGACCAAACGCTCATCCACACCACATACGAGACGATCCCGAAGAATGTCAAGGACGTGTACCACTTCCAATTGTACGGGCCCCGCTCACCGTTGCATCACACGCGGCTTCGACCCGGGACTCAAAAGTTCTTGGAGAACATTAGTCAGTTATTCGAACTGCATATTTGCACCTTCGGGGCCCGATTGTACGCCCACACCATCGCTGGATTCATCGATCCCAAGAGCAAATACTTCTCCCATCGTATCTTGTCCCGAGACGAGTGCTTCGACAACCGCTCCAAGACGGCTAATCTCTC GTCCTTATTTCCCTGCGGCGATCATATGGTGTGCATCATCGATGACCGGGAAGATGTGTGGAATTTTGCTTCCAATTTGGTACAAGTCAAGCCCTACGTATTCTTCAAGAGTACGGGGGACATCAACGCTCCACCGGGTGCGGCCCCTAACCCAAAAGAAGGCAGTACCGAGGCTAAGAAGCCCAAGCCAGCCGCACCAACCCCGCCCAACGAATCTGAGGTCGTAAAACCCAAGGAGGATACATCCATGGATGAGACCTCTTCCACCGCGATGAAACCCGAAACCAAAGGCGATGTAAAGGAGGAAGGTGAATTGGATAAGGACAAGAAGGACGAGGTGGATCCACCGAAGGAAAAGACTGAAGAGGAGCTGGTCGAAATGGATGACAATGACGATTATCTGGTGTATTTGGAAGATATCCTTTCCACCATTCACAAAGCCTATTATGACATGTACGACCAacgaaatgccaaaaaagaggaacaaacCAAGACCGATCCGAAAGGCAAACTAAACCTGAAGTTTGTCATTCCATACGTGAAACGAAAAATCCTCCAAGGCACCAATATCCTTTTTAGCGGCGTTGTTCCCACACATATACCTCTTCAAAAGAGCAAGGCTTATCGTATTGCCCGAACGCTCGGGGCGAATGTCTTGGACACGGTGACCCCAGAATCGAATATC ACCCACCTAATCGCAGCCCGGATCGGGACGGCCAAAGTGAACGACGTACGGAAGATGAAAGGGGTTCACATCGTGACTCCGGATTGGTTATGGTGTTGTGCTGAGCGTTGGGAAAAAGTGGACGAGCGGATGTTTCCACTCAACAAAGCCTCTCAAGTCACCCTCAAACCCCCCGTCCATTGTTCCGGAGGGGGCCCGGACCAAGATCTGGACGCCTTAGAATCCGAAAACTTGCCCGAAATAAGCAACCCCTTTCTAGCTATGTCCAAGAATGATCTCCAAGGTATGGATGATGAGGTCAACGATGTGCTCTCCGAAGATAACGATGACAGTAGTAGTTCCGAATCCGAACCCACGCCAGATGGTGATGACGACTCCAAATTGGGTGGGGAGATCCAATACGACTCCGAAAATGAAGAGGTGGGCATGCATTGCGATGATGGGCGTCGATCGGGCAAGAAACGAAAACACGCGGATgtggacgacgacgacggagACGAGGGATCGACTAGTTCGGGCGAGTCTGACGAGGCCAGTAACGACGAGGACGAGCTCCAAGGGATGGCTAACGAGCTGGAAAAGGAATTCTTCGACCAAGAGGAAGATTAA
- the LOC131879226 gene encoding uncharacterized protein LOC131879226 isoform X1 yields the protein MSLVQTLRSSAVLLGRVRPRIHSAAARPTKIKGPEYDVTPSECIVVGVPHLQFDPRLKRHFKHEEQVLAHDSTNLDLKVGDTLLLKKMSQPFLPSVQFEVIRLIQKFGDAQDPLTGDAVTAEDYRSHEHAVAEVYGGSGPFDYAQAPPRGRLEGTKDFTDKVTYYRWHKFGKKDDYSLVS from the exons ATGAGTTTGGTACAAACCTTGCGCTCGAGTGCCGTTCTCTTGGGGCGAGTTAGGCCCCGAATCCATAGTGCGGCTGCCCGTCCCACCAAAATCAAGGGGCCCGAATATGACGTCACCCCTTCCGAATGCATCGTGGTAGGTGTGCCCCACCTCCAATTCGATCCACGTCTCAAACGA CATTTCAAACATGAGGAACAAGTCTTGGCTCACGATTCGACCAATCTGGACCTCAAAGTGGGTGATACGCTCCTGCTCAAAAAGATGAGCCAGCCTTTCTTGCCTTCTGTTCAGTTCGAAGTGATCAGATTGATCCAGAAATTTGGCGATGCTCAAGATCCGTTGACGGGGGATGCCGTCACCGCCGAGGATTATCGATCACATGAACACGCCGTAGCCGAAGTTTATGGCGGCTCCGGTCCTTTTGATTACGCCCAAGCTCCACCTCGAGGTCGATTGGAGGGCACTAAGGACTTCACTGACAAAGTCACCTACTACAGGTGGCACAAATTCGGCAAAAAGGACGATTATAGCTTGGTCTCGTAA
- the LOC131879226 gene encoding uncharacterized protein LOC131879226 isoform X2 encodes MSLVQTLRSSAVLLGRVRPRIHSAAARPTKIKGPEYDVTPSECIVHFKHEEQVLAHDSTNLDLKVGDTLLLKKMSQPFLPSVQFEVIRLIQKFGDAQDPLTGDAVTAEDYRSHEHAVAEVYGGSGPFDYAQAPPRGRLEGTKDFTDKVTYYRWHKFGKKDDYSLVS; translated from the exons ATGAGTTTGGTACAAACCTTGCGCTCGAGTGCCGTTCTCTTGGGGCGAGTTAGGCCCCGAATCCATAGTGCGGCTGCCCGTCCCACCAAAATCAAGGGGCCCGAATATGACGTCACCCCTTCCGAATGCATCGTG CATTTCAAACATGAGGAACAAGTCTTGGCTCACGATTCGACCAATCTGGACCTCAAAGTGGGTGATACGCTCCTGCTCAAAAAGATGAGCCAGCCTTTCTTGCCTTCTGTTCAGTTCGAAGTGATCAGATTGATCCAGAAATTTGGCGATGCTCAAGATCCGTTGACGGGGGATGCCGTCACCGCCGAGGATTATCGATCACATGAACACGCCGTAGCCGAAGTTTATGGCGGCTCCGGTCCTTTTGATTACGCCCAAGCTCCACCTCGAGGTCGATTGGAGGGCACTAAGGACTTCACTGACAAAGTCACCTACTACAGGTGGCACAAATTCGGCAAAAAGGACGATTATAGCTTGGTCTCGTAA
- the LOC131879412 gene encoding histone H3 produces MARTKQTARKSTGGKAPRKQLATKAARKSAPATGGVKKPHRYRPGTVALREIRRYQKSTELLIRKLPFQRLVREIAQDFKTDLRFQSSAVMALQEASEAYLVGLFEDTNLCAIHAKRVTIMPKDIQLARRIRGERA; encoded by the coding sequence ATGGCTCGTACCAAACAAACTGCCCGTAAATCCACTGGAGGGAAAGCTCCTCGCAAACAACTGGCAACCAAAGCTGCCCGTAAATCGGCCCCAGCCACTGGTGGTGTGAAGAAGCCACATCGTTACCGTCCTGGAACGGTGGCTCTTCGAGAGATCCGCCGTTACCAAAAGTCCACTGAGTTGCTCATCCGTAAATTGCCCTTCCAACGTCTGGTCCGTGAGATTGCTCAGGACTTTAAAACCGACTTGCGTTTCCAATCGAGCGCCGTTATGGCACTGCAAGAGGCCTCTGAGGCCTACTTGGTGGGTCTCTTTGAGGACACCAACTTGTGCGCCATCCACGCCAAGCGTGTCACCATCATGCCCAAGGACATCCAGCTGGCCCGCCGTATCCGTGGGGAGCGCGCTTAA
- the LOC131879415 gene encoding histone H4, producing the protein MTGRGKGGKGLGKGGAKRHRKVLRDNIQGITKPAIRRLARRGGVKRISGLIYEETRGVLKVFLENVIRDAVTYTEHAKRKTVTAMDVVYALKRQGRTLYGFGG; encoded by the coding sequence ATGACTGGAAGAGGCAAAGGTGGTAAAGGATTGGGCAAGGGAGGAGCTAAGCGTCATCGAAAGGTATTGCGTGACAACATCCAAGGTATCACCAAGCCCGCCATTCGACGATTGGCTCGCCGTGGGGGAGTCAAGCGTATCTCTGGCTTGATCTATGAAGAGACCCGTGGTGTTCTGAAGGTCTTTCTGGAAAACGTCATCCGTGATGCCGTTACCTACACTGAACACGCCAAGAGGAAGACCGTCACTGCCATGGATGTGGTTTATGCTCTGAAGCGTCAAGGTCGCACCCTGTACGGATTTGGCGGTTAA
- the LOC131879414 gene encoding histone H2B.3-like codes for MPPKVSGKAAKKAGKAQKNISKGDKKKNRKRKESYAIYIYKVLKQVHPDTGISSKAMSIMNSFVNDIFERIASEASRLAHYNKRSTITSREVQTAVRLLLPGELAKHAVSEGTKAVTKYTSSK; via the coding sequence ATGCCTCCCAAAGTGTCTGGTAAAGCAGCCAAAAAGGCTGGCAAAGCCCAAAAGAACATCTCTAAAGgcgacaagaagaagaatcgCAAGCGCAAAGAATCTTATGCTATCTACATCTACAAGGTGTTGAAACAGGTCCATCCTGACACTGGTATCTCTTCCAAGGCTATGAGCATCATGAATTCATTTGTGAATGATATCTTTGAGCGCATTGCTTCCGAGGCTTCCCGTTTGGCTCATTACAACAAGCGCTCCACCATCACGTCCCGGGAGGTCCAGACCGCTGTGAGACTCCTCCTGCCCGGAGAGTTGGCCAAACACGCTGTGTCCGAGGGGACCAAGGCTGTCACCAAATACACTTCTTCCAAGTAA
- the LOC131879413 gene encoding histone H2A → MSGRGKGGKVKGKAKSRSNRAGLQFPVGRIHRLLRKGNYAERVGAGAPVYLAAVMEYLAAEVLELAGNAARDNKKTRIIPRHLQLAIRNDEELNKLLSGVTIAQGGVLPNIQAVLLPKKTEKKA, encoded by the coding sequence ATGTCTGGACGAGGCAAAGGAGGGAAAGTGAAGGGAAAAGCAAAGAGCCGCTCCAACCGTGCTGGTCTTCAATTCCCTGTGGGACGTATTCATCGTCTCCTCCGTAAAGGAAATTATGCTGAGCGTGTGGGTGCCGGGGCCCCTGTGTATTTGGCTGCTGTTATGGAATACTTGGCGGCTGAGGTTCTAGAACTGGCAGGCAATGCTGCCCGTGACAACAAGAAGACCCGCATCATCCCCCGTCACTTGCAATTGGCCATCCGTAATGACGAAGAATTGAACAAGCTTTTGTCAGGTGTGACCATTGCCCAAGGTGGTGTGCTTCCCAACATCCAAGCCGTACTTCTCCCCAAGAAGACCGAGAAGAAGGCTTAA
- the LOC131878902 gene encoding eukaryotic translation initiation factor 4E type 2-like, with amino-acid sequence MASNKFQALGAGLSEDEEDNAHENIAHTAAMSVKVKPLEVPPDENPLQSTYCLWFTRKPSCKHFDQSLRQVGRFASCEQFWRLYSHLVRPGDLQSHSDFHLFKEGIKPMWEDEVNRYGGKWIVRLRKGLASRCWENLILAMLGEQFMVGDEVCGAVVSIRSHEDILSIWNRSASDSAATSRIRDTFRRVLNLPPGTHIEYKAHNDSIKDLSSFRNTDVFTR; translated from the exons ATGGCGTCCAACAAATTTCAGGC CCTGGGTGCGGGCCTGAGCGAAGACGAAGAGGACAATGCTCACGAGAACATCGCTCACACGGCGGCCATGTCCGTCAAGGTCAAG CCGTTAGAGGTGCCACCGGATGAGAATCCTTTGCAATCGACGTATTGCTTGTGGTTTACGAGGAAGCCTTCGTGCAAGCATTTTGACCAGAGTCTCCGGCAAGTGGGTCGCTTTGCGTCGTGTGAGCAGTTCTGGCGTCTCTACAGTCACTTGGTTCGTCCGGGCGATCTCCAGTCCCACTCGGATTTCCACCTCTTCAAGGAGGGCATCAAGCCCATGTGGGAAGATGAGGTCAATCGCTACGGGGGTAAATGGATTGTGCGCTTGCGCAAAGGTCTCGCCTCGCGATGTTGGGAGAATCTCATCTTGGCCATGTTGGGCGAACAGTTTATGGTCGGGGATGAAGTCTGTGGTGCGGTCGTGTCCATTCGATCTCAT GAGGACATACTCTCCATTTGGAATCGAAGTGCCAGCGATTCGGCCGCCACCAGTCGGATTCGGGACACCTTTCGACGCGTTTTGAATTTACCACCGGGAACACACATCGAGTACAAAGCCCACAACGACTCCATCAAAGATTTGTCAAGTTTCAGAAACACAGATGTCTTCACGCGGTAG
- the LOC131878903 gene encoding SPRY domain-containing protein 7-like — protein sequence MRVSKIECTMVSFIGQCFSSITDCFYSTGEWSPHPRGHGFPLPPQPDVILDSNAMGSEAVLVKNATRLCGTGGVRASAPIQQNKAYWEVKIQQSGIWSCGVGLRSCDLSQTLGEDGKSWVINSENVIQHNRNVEYRLDQMKVQEGDVVGFSYDHVELNFYLNGVNLNTPLLGIKGTVYPVLYVDDGAILDAVFDSFRTEPPAGFDRIMVEKALL from the exons ATGCGTGTGTCCAAAATCGAGTGTACCATGGTCTCGTTCATTGGTCAATGCTTCTCCTCCATAACCGACTGTTTCTATAGCACGGGCGAGTGGAGCCCGCATCCTCGGGGCCACGGATTTCCTCTGCCCCCTCAACCAGATGTTATCCTCGACTCTAACGCCATGG GTTCGGAAGCCGTGTTGGTGAAGAATGCCACCCGTTTGTGCGGCACGGGGGGCGTGCGGGCCTCCGCACCCATCCAACAAAATAAGGCTTACTGGGAGGTCAAAATCCAACAATCTGGTATTTGGAGCTGCGGG GTGGGTCTGCGAAGCTGTGATTTGAGCCAGACATTAGGCGAAGACGGCAAGAGTTGGGTGATCAATAGTGAAAATGTGATACAGCACAACCGAAATGTGGAATATCGCTTAGATCAGATGAAGGTCCAAGAAGGCGACGTTGTG GGCTTCAGCTACGATCATGTGGAATTGAATTTCTATCTCAATGGTGTCAATCTCAACACGCCACTCTTGGGTATTAAGGGCACGGTGTACCCTGTTCTCTATG TGGATGATGGAGCCATCTTAGACGCCGTGTTTGACTCATTCCGAACTGAACCACCTGCTGGTTTTGATCGCATCATGGTTGAGAAAGCACTACTGTAA
- the LOC131878900 gene encoding protein CLP1 homolog, whose amino-acid sequence MSSAEGSIFQLEQDEELRIEVDCPKNEVVTVELRTGMAEIFGTEMVPNNQYRFHTGAKIAIFTFQGCTIVVRGKMDIQPYTSKETPMIMYLNAHAALEDMRKAAENDTANQKENGNRGPVVMVVGPSDVGKSTLCRLLANYAVRMGRRPISVDLDVGQGAISVPGSIGAILIERPASIEEGFSQNAPLVYHYGHKTPGHNSPLYNRLVSRMADVVRERLSANKKSEASGVIINTCGWVRGEGYNQIKHTAQAFEVDVIIVLDQERVYNDLVRDMPSFVKVIWLPKSGGVVERSTEQRQIARDQRVKQYFYGPTGNLFPHSFEVRFSELKEKIYKIGAPALPDSCMPLGMKSEDNQTKLVAVQLTTRDLLNHVVSVSFASATEDLIMTNIAGFICITDVNMDEQKVTILSPQPRPLPDTLLLLSDIQYVDSS is encoded by the exons ATGTCGTCTGCGGAAGGATCCATTTTCCAATTAGAACAAGATGAGGAACTACGCATTGAAGTGGATTGCCCCAAAAACGAGGTGGTCACCGTCGAGCTCCGCACGGGCATGGCGGAAATATTTGGCACAGAAATGGTGCCAAACAATCAATACCGATTTCATACCGGCGCCAAAATTGCCATCTTCACCTTCCAAGGCTGCACCATTgtg GTGAGGGGAAAGATGGATATTCAACCGTATACGAGCAAAGAGACCCCGATGATCATGTATTTGAACGCTCACGCTGCCTTGGAAGACATGAGGAAGGCTGCGGAAAATGACACGGCCAACCAGAAAGAGAATGGAAATCGAGGACCTGTGGTCATGGTGGTGGGCCCGTCTGATGTGGGAAAGTCGACCCTCTGCCG CTTGTTGGCGAATTATGCCGTGCGCATGGGACGACGACCCATTAGTGTAGATTTGGATGTCGGGCAAGGGGCAATCTCGGTACCTGGATCAATCGGAGCTATTTTGATTGAACGACCCGCTTCCATCGAAGAGGGGTTTTCTCAAAACGCCCCCTTGGTCTACCATTATGGACATAAGACCCCCGGTCACAATTCCCCTTTGTATAATCGTCTGGTTTCGAGAATGGCTGACGTAGTTAGAGAGCGGTTGAGTGCCAACAAAAAATCTGAGGCCTCAGGAGTGATTATTAACACTTGTGGATGGGTCCGTGGGGAGGGCTACAATCAGATCAAGCATactgctcaagcttttgag GTCGATGTGATTATCGTTTTGGATCAAGAGCGAGTGTATAACGATCTTGTACGTGACATGCCCTCTTTTGTGAAGGTGATTTGGCTCCCTAAGTCTGGGGGCGTGGTCGAGCGATCCACTGAACAACGTCAAATTGCCCGAGATCAAAGGGTAAAACAGTATTTCTACGGTCCTACGGGCAACCTCTTTCCGCACTCCTTTGAG GTTCGATTCTCGGAGCTGAAGGAAAAGATCTACAAGATTGGAGCGCCCGCCTTGCCGGACAGTTGCATGCCATTGGGGATGAAATCTGAGGACAACCAGACCAAATTAGTGGCTGTTCAGTTGACCACACGAGATCTCCTGAACCACGTGGTCTCGGTCTCCTTTGCTTCGGCCACGGAAGATCTTATCATGACCAACATTGCTGGGTTCATTTGCATCACGGATGtcaacatggacgaacaaaaAGTGACGATTCTGTCGCCTCAACCTCGACCTCTGCCGGACACATTGCTCCTCTTGTCCGACATTCAGTACGTGGATTCGTCCTGA
- the LOC131878901 gene encoding E3 ubiquitin-protein ligase RNF113A-like, with protein sequence MSDTPPLEAAQATGSSGQPPNCSFFRARKRKGQMRGRVRQNSSDSESGSAPPVQNRPASSEDESASEDDGQPQSAVVRIDRHRRRFRGLKGGTGSTKKVRLDAADAVDSDEDDRQARQQHDLVHVTFEAGQTPVNADQNATATNEMDTDLSRDARAIEERARQTRAALAESATNPLEDKVYRGMNQYAKFIEKRDSAAGSASKMSASGPQRAPSNVRASVRWDYAPDICKDFKETGFCGFGDSCKFMHDRSDYKFGWQLEREMKDGTYGQDDHEDNKYEISSDDEDLPFKCYLCRESFNQPVVTKCKHYFCEKCALDNYRKSQRCAACGVQTHGVFNPAKDVIAKLEQLKKTEASKTENSGDSDDDSE encoded by the coding sequence ATGAGCGATACCCCGCCCCTCGAAGCGGCCCAGGCCACGGGATCATCGGGTCAGCCACCCAATTGCTCGTTCTTCCGCGCTCGCAAGCGCAAAGGTCAAATGCGTGGGCGTGTGCGCCAGAATTCCTCGGATTCGGAATCCGGTTCGGCGCCTCCGGTTCAAAATCGCCCTGCATCCTCGGAGGACGAATCCGCTTCCGAGGATGATGGTCAGCCTCAATCGGCCGTGGTTCGCATCGATCGCCATCGACGGCGATTCCGCGGTCTGAAAGGCGGCACGGGCTCCACCAAGAAGGTTAGATTGGATGCGGCCGATGCGGTTGATAGCGACGAAGACGATCGTCAAGCCCGCCAACAACACGATTTGGTCCATGTCACTTTTGAAGCGGGTCAAACCCCCGTGAACGCCGATCAAAACGCCACGGCCACCAATGAAATGGACACGGATTTGTCACGAGATGCCCGGGCCATCGAAGAACGGGCCCGTCAAACCCGGGCGGCATTGGCCGAGAGTGCGACCAATCCTTTGGAAGACAAAGTCTATCGAGGCATGAATCAGTATGCCAAATTTATCGAGAAACGCGATTCAGCCGCCGGCAGTGCGTCCAAAATGAGCGCCAGTGGACCGCAACGGGCTCCTTCTAATGTGCGGGCGTCGGTCCGATGGGACTATGCCCCTGATATCTGTAAAGATTTCAAAGAGACGGGTTTCTGCGGGTTTGGGGACAGTTGTAAATTCATGCACGATCGCTCAGATTACAAATTCGGGTGGCAACTCGAACGTGAGATGAAAGACGGCACTTACGGTCAGGATGATCATGAGGAcaataaatatgaaatcaGTTCAGATGACGAGGATTTACCGTTCAAATGTTACTTGTGCCGCGAATCATTCAACCAGCCCGTGGTGACCAAGTGCAAGCATTATTTCTGTGAGAAATGCGCTTTGGATAACTACCGAAAATCGCAACGCTGTGCGGCTTGCGGTGTTCAAACGCATGGCGTGTTCAATCCAGCGAAAGACGTGATTGCCAAATTGGAGCAATTGAAAAAGACCGAGGCTAGTAAAACTGAGAATAGTGGCGATAGTGATGATGATAGTGAATGA
- the LOC131878899 gene encoding zinc finger protein 765-like, which produces MAETHSYLTEVCLCRLCARSPSSEDEADLRPLDESLIGQIETFLPIQVCSDIFPPWICQTCVEELAQWSRFLASLYQGQTILSQTLHTRLALELVWPSWLKSDPARRSWFSWHFPVRIKSKTQSKRSPDPEEHCLPQIEDGHQEPLKRTRKIPQRLAESVRGSELDSMFQEETDQVPLDSTLPVDHVQAFVVLKETERVQIKANEMNDSTCDICSQLFNSSALLKAHRELQHKNVLYLCNAHDCSQKFRTLPALAFHQSQQEGHEGYSIIKPQNLLETKKKKNRPSQHQEFRCSLCAAVFKFSYLRKRHETFVHSTERPFPCLDCDMKFKTKTNLTAHQRKHTGEQKYFCDICGKRFPYKTSLTSHIRSHEGTKPFQCEVCNKSFTQKGNLKEHLRVHTGEKPFSCHICDSAFKTSSQRTLHEKRHFEEKPWKCEFCSKAFFNKDTWKIHLRRHKGEKPFSCDSCQKSFADGWALKKHQRLHTGERPHVCKTCGKAFSDASNLNKHRRHHVEIKDQPTTSTMFTIIQAGLEGQESGGDLSGGEAAESIIYIAYDDEVRAGNGLDRTGVVNDPPVELQNVGADLPVSYPTMASVIGQNGMPVIPDIASVEVVPMSSNDVLKMTEDRQAPDMVFTP; this is translated from the exons ATGGCTGAGACCCATTCATATCTGACTGAGGTTTGCCTGTGTCGTTTGTGCGCTCGATCGCCAAGTTCCGAGGATGAGGCTGATTTGAGGCCTTTGGACGAGTCCCTCATTGGCCAAATTGAGACCTTTTTGCCCATCCAA GTTTGTTCGGACATTTTCCCCCCTTGGATCTGCCAGACGTGTGTGGAGGAGCTAGCCCAATGGAGTCGTTTCTTGGCCTCGCTCTATCAAGGCCAAACCATTTTGAGTCAAACCCTCCATACTCGATTAGCCTTGGAGTTGGTGTGGCCTTCATGGTTGAAGTCGGATCCCGCCCGTCGATCTTGGTTCTCATGGCATTTCCCGGTCAGAATCAAGTCCAAGACCCAAAGCAAACGATCGCCAGATCCAGAAGAGCATTGTCTCCCTCAGATTGAAGATGGACATCAGGAACCGCTCAAAAGAACGCGAAAAATTCCTCAGAG ATTGGCCGAAAGTGTTCGGGGAAGCGAATTGGACTCCATGTTTCAAGAAGAAACGGATCAGGTTCCGTTGGATTCCACGTTACCCGTGGACCATGTTCAAGCCTTTGTGGTCCTCAAGGAGACAGAAAGAGTTCAAATCAAAGCGAATGAGATGAACGACAGTACCTGTGATATTTGTTCGCAGCTATTCAACTCGAGTGCACTTCTTAAAGCCCATAG GGAGTTGCagcacaaaaatgtgttatACCTATGTAACGCCCATGATTGCTCTCAAAAGTTCCGAACGTTGCCAGCATTAGCCTtccatcaatctcaacaaGAGGGCCATGAAGGTTACTCGATCATCAAACCTCAAAACTTGTTggaaacaaagaagaaaaaaaaccgtccaTCCCAGCATCAGGAATTCCGTTGTTCTTTATGTGCAGCCGTTTTTAAGTTTAGCTATCTCAGGAAACGCCATGAAACATTTGTTCACTCAACGGAGAGACCGTTTCCGTGTCTGGATTGTGATATGAAGTTTAAGACCAAAACCAATCTGACCGCTCATCAAAGAAAGCATACGGGAGAGCAAAAGTATTTCTGTGATATTTGTGGCAAGAGATTTCCCTACAAAACTTCTTTAACTAGTCACATTCGATCGCATGAAG gAACCAAACCATTTCAGTGTGAGGTTTGCAACAAGTCATTTACTCAAAAGGGTAACTTAAAAGAGCACCTTCGTGTTCACACCGGTGAGAAACCATTTAGTTGCCATATTTGCGATTCGGCTTTCAAGACCTCGTCCCAAAGAACATTGCACGAGAAACGACATTTCGAAGAGAAGCCTTGGAAATGCGAGTTTTGCTCGAAAGCCTTCTTCAACAAAGACACGTGGAAAATACATCTCCGACGACACAAGGGtgaaaagccattttcatGTGATTCCTGTCAGAAATCTTTTGCCGATGGTTGGGCTTTGAAGAAGCATCAACGTTTACACACGG GTGAACGACCTCATGTATGCAAAACTTGTGGCAAGGCTTTCTCAGACGCGTCTAATTTGAACAAACATCGACGACATCATGTGGAAATAAAAGATCAACCCACGACCTCAACCATGTTCACCATAATTCAAGCGGGTCTCGAAGGTCAAGAGAGTGGAGGAGATCTTTCGGGTGGAGAGGCTGCGGAGAGCATTATCTATATCGCTTATGACGATGAAGTCCGTGCGGGGAACGGGCTGGATCGAACCGGGGTTGTCAATGATCCACCGGTAGAACTCCAAAATGTG GGTGCTGATCTTCCCGTATCTTACCCAACGATGGCATCAGTAATTGGTCAAAATGGAATGCCAGTAATTCCAGATATTGCGAGTGTTGAGGTTGTTCCAATGTCTTCCAACGACGTTTTGAAAATGACCGAGGACAGGCAAGCACCAGATATGGTTTTCACCCCTTAG